A window of Haliscomenobacter hydrossis DSM 1100 contains these coding sequences:
- a CDS encoding AAA family ATPase, protein MSILRITELEMHQIGPFGDLTLTFPEKPAGMEDKAEIHILTGENGTGKSTVLEAMAVLFSQEAGKYSNKFRKDNNVSLNLTLSEGDTHFLANLAESTIFLKDKGGQVLRKNQLIAKKYTLPYIDYKQEPFGIAFFAYSGHRRFDHASIIGIKEIDSHPFEHALDFRQSIQPENILQWIANNIAGQALAQVSGNLAETEQLRQIMAKLESTISQIIQKSIRFQVKTKPYNVTLAVDQEELDFNQLPDGLKSIISWIADLLMRMDRVKWENDTPVFDRNFILFLDEIEVHMHPAWQRKVLPVVQRLFPNAQIFISTHSPFVVGSVDGAWIHKLVKPNGDSKLAEGYPILSEDEKSYQYWLEEVFGIHEKYGLDAQDKYERRRELIRKSELNAVEQEELIQLDEEFGTLVPEDSSLGQRIVEHLKRLKKEEKTAF, encoded by the coding sequence ATGTCTATACTCCGCATCACCGAACTGGAAATGCATCAAATTGGCCCCTTTGGCGATTTGACACTGACTTTTCCTGAAAAACCTGCGGGGATGGAGGATAAGGCGGAGATTCATATTTTGACGGGGGAGAATGGGACGGGGAAGTCGACGGTGTTGGAGGCGATGGCGGTATTGTTCAGTCAAGAGGCGGGCAAGTATTCGAACAAATTTCGTAAAGACAATAATGTTAGCCTCAATTTAACATTAAGCGAAGGCGATACGCACTTCTTAGCAAATCTTGCAGAATCGACTATTTTTTTAAAAGATAAAGGCGGTCAAGTATTAAGAAAAAATCAATTGATTGCTAAAAAGTATACTCTGCCATATATTGATTATAAGCAAGAACCTTTTGGAATTGCCTTTTTTGCGTATTCTGGTCATCGTCGCTTTGATCACGCTTCTATCATTGGTATTAAAGAAATCGATAGTCACCCTTTTGAACATGCTTTAGATTTTCGGCAGTCCATTCAGCCAGAGAACATTTTGCAATGGATTGCCAATAACATCGCTGGTCAAGCGCTTGCTCAAGTAAGTGGAAATTTGGCAGAAACAGAACAACTGCGCCAAATTATGGCCAAGTTGGAAAGTACTATTTCCCAGATCATCCAAAAATCGATTCGGTTTCAGGTAAAAACCAAGCCTTATAATGTAACACTAGCAGTGGATCAGGAAGAATTAGATTTCAACCAACTCCCCGACGGACTTAAAAGCATCATTTCCTGGATTGCCGACCTCCTCATGCGCATGGATCGCGTAAAATGGGAAAATGACACCCCCGTTTTCGACCGCAACTTCATCCTGTTTCTTGACGAAATTGAAGTGCACATGCATCCGGCCTGGCAACGGAAAGTTTTGCCCGTAGTGCAACGCCTTTTCCCCAATGCACAAATTTTCATCAGTACTCACTCGCCGTTTGTGGTAGGTTCAGTTGATGGGGCCTGGATTCATAAATTGGTGAAGCCGAATGGAGATAGTAAATTGGCGGAGGGGTATCCGATATTATCGGAGGACGAAAAGTCTTATCAATATTGGCTGGAGGAGGTTTTTGGCATCCATGAAAAATATGGTTTAGATGCTCAAGATAAATATGAGCGCCGTAGAGAATTAATCCGAAAATCAGAACTCAACGCTGTAGAGCAAGAAGAGCTTATCCAATTAGACGAGGAATTTGGGACGCTTGTGCCGGAAGATAGTTCCCTAGGTCAGCGGATTGTTGAGCACTTGAAACGGTTGAAAAAAGAAGAAAAAACGGCTTTTTGA
- the rplU gene encoding 50S ribosomal protein L21 has product MFAIVTIAGQQFKVEEGQELFVHQLDASAGDGVSFDQVQLIENNGAVQIGKPFVGDAKVNATVIGHQKGDKVVVFKKKRRKGYRVKNGHRQSFTKIKIDSIAG; this is encoded by the coding sequence ATGTTTGCAATCGTAACGATAGCTGGTCAACAATTCAAAGTTGAGGAAGGGCAAGAGCTCTTCGTCCACCAGCTAGACGCAAGTGCAGGCGACGGTGTTTCCTTCGATCAGGTTCAACTGATTGAGAACAACGGCGCAGTGCAGATTGGCAAGCCTTTCGTTGGCGATGCCAAAGTCAATGCAACGGTAATCGGCCATCAGAAAGGTGATAAAGTGGTCGTATTCAAAAAGAAAAGACGGAAAGGCTACCGCGTTAAAAACGGTCACCGTCAGTCTTTCACCAAAATCAAAATTGACAGCATCGCTGGTTAA
- a CDS encoding aspartyl protease family protein — protein MKPIAFLLTFLLCWGCFSKTEGQINDLVFLNGETHVDIPFDYENNFIVIKLMFNDIFPLKFIFDTGAENTILTKREITDLFQIDYQKRFTIYGADLSQNLYAYLVRGISFRIGDLRASQRSILVLEEDYFQFDEFSGIDIHGILGADFFRRFIVRINYYKQVITLYDPSTFQLPKGRFTEVPLEMHRSKPYLVTSIRLNNDTTIQSKLLMDTGASIALLLYTDTDPRLKIPEKVIRSVLGRGLGGVIYGYLGRVRTMSFSEHAFNEVLTNFQELPIVEDSTYMNNRNGIIGNQLLDRFNLIIDYVHNRVFLQPNPYYKKKFEFDRSGLFITASGPSLSKFIVFDIVPSSPSDKAGIVSGDEIKSVNGVPTTFFKLQDLMYKFRGKLGKRVRLVIVRNGEKIKKEFKLEDII, from the coding sequence ATGAAACCTATTGCCTTTTTACTCACCTTTTTACTTTGTTGGGGATGTTTTTCCAAGACTGAAGGACAGATAAACGACCTGGTTTTTCTCAATGGGGAAACCCATGTTGACATTCCGTTTGATTACGAAAACAATTTCATTGTCATCAAATTAATGTTCAATGACATCTTTCCCCTGAAGTTTATTTTTGATACGGGCGCTGAAAATACCATTCTGACCAAACGAGAAATTACCGACTTGTTCCAAATCGATTACCAAAAACGTTTCACCATTTACGGTGCAGACTTGAGTCAAAACTTATACGCTTACCTGGTTCGGGGCATTTCTTTCCGCATTGGTGACCTTCGGGCCAGTCAGCGCTCAATTCTGGTGTTGGAGGAAGATTATTTCCAATTTGATGAATTTTCGGGTATCGACATTCACGGCATTCTCGGCGCGGATTTTTTTCGGCGTTTCATTGTCAGAATCAATTATTACAAACAAGTCATCACCTTATATGATCCCTCTACTTTCCAGTTGCCTAAAGGGCGTTTTACGGAAGTACCCTTGGAGATGCACCGGAGCAAACCCTACCTCGTTACCTCAATCAGGCTCAACAACGATACCACCATTCAATCCAAACTGTTGATGGACACTGGAGCCAGCATTGCGTTATTGTTGTACACCGATACCGATCCACGGCTGAAAATTCCTGAAAAAGTGATCCGCAGTGTGTTGGGTCGGGGACTAGGCGGGGTCATTTATGGGTATTTGGGTCGGGTGCGTACGATGTCTTTTTCGGAACATGCCTTTAACGAAGTGCTCACCAATTTTCAGGAGCTCCCCATTGTGGAAGACAGTACGTACATGAACAACCGCAATGGGATCATCGGCAATCAACTGCTGGATCGCTTCAACCTGATCATCGATTATGTCCACAACCGGGTGTTTTTGCAGCCCAATCCTTATTATAAGAAGAAATTTGAGTTCGACCGCAGCGGGCTGTTCATTACGGCCTCGGGGCCAAGCCTTTCTAAGTTCATCGTTTTTGACATCGTGCCTTCCAGCCCTTCGGACAAAGCAGGGATTGTATCGGGCGACGAGATCAAATCGGTAAACGGTGTACCCACCACTTTTTTCAAATTGCAAGACCTGATGTACAAGTTTAGGGGCAAATTGGGGAAAAGGGTGCGTTTGGTGATCGTGCGGAATGGGGAAAAAATTAAAAAGGAATTCAAGTTGGAAGATATTATCTAG